A single genomic interval of Lepidochelys kempii isolate rLepKem1 chromosome 13, rLepKem1.hap2, whole genome shotgun sequence harbors:
- the SERINC3 gene encoding serine incorporator 3 codes for MGAVLGVCSLASWIPCLCSGASCLLCRCCPNSKNSTVTRLIYAFLLLLSTLVACIMLAPGMEEQLKKVPGFCDEGLHTRLPHMNGFVNCDVLVGYRAVYRISFAMAVFFFIFSLLMIQVKTSNDPRAAVHNGFWFFKIAAIVGIMVGAFYIPEGPFTRAWFIIGILGAFCFILIQLVLLVDFAHSWNESWVERMEEGNSRCWYVALFSCTSLTYILSIISVVLFYVFYTKPDGCTENKFFISFNMILCIVVSIISILPKVQEHQPHSGLLQSSVISLYTMYLTWSAMSNEPDRSCNPSLLNIITQITAPTITPANATVIPATQAPPKSLQWWDAQSIVGLGIFVLCLLYSSIRSSSNSQVNKLTLSGSDSAMLDDPVGMDGGSVEDGEVRRVMDNEKGAVQYSYAFFHFMLLLASLYIMMTLTNWYSPDADFKTMTSKWPAVWVKISSSWVCLLLYVWTLVAPLVITSRDFT; via the exons ATGGGGGCCGTGCTGGGGGTCTGTTCGCTGGCCAGCTGG ATTCCATGTCTGTGCAGTGGTGCCTCATGTTTGCTGTGCCGATGTTGTCCAAACAGCAAGAATTCCACAGTGACACGTCTTATCTATGCCTTCCTCCTTCTTCTCAGTACGCTTGTTGCCTGTATCATGCTAGCACCGGGAATGGAAGAGCAGCTGAaaaag GTGCCTGGATTTTGTGATGAGGGGCTGCATACCAGGCTACCACACATGAATGGCTTTGTCAACTGTGATGTGCTGGTTGGATACAGGGCAGTCTATCGAATCAGCTTTGCCATGGCAGTGTTCttcttcattttctctcttcttaTGATACAAGTGAAAACAAGTAACGATCCGAGAGCCGCAGTGCACAATGG gttttggTTCTTCAAAATAGCTGCCATAGTTGGTATCATGGTTGGAGCCTTTTACATTCCTGAAGGGCCTTTCACAAGAG CATGGTTTATTATTGGCATTCTTGGAGCCTTTTGCTTTATCCTCATCCAGCTGGTGCTGCTTGTGGACTTTGCTCACTCCTGGAATGAGTCCTGGGTTGAACGAATGGAGGAAGGAAATTCTAGGTGTTGGTATGTGG CTTTATTTTCTTGTACGAGCTTGACCTACATCTTGTCAATAATTTCTGTTGTGCTCTTCTATGTATTCTACACTAAACCTGATGGTTGTACCGAGAACAAGTTCTTCATCAGCTTTAATATGATCTTGTGCATTGTTGTTTCCATCATTTCTATCCTTCCAAAAGTTCAG GAACATCAACCGCACTCTGGCCTCCTCCAGTCCTCTGTTATTAGTCTCTACACAATGTATCTCACTTGGTCAGCTATGTCTAATGAGCCTG ATAGAAGCTGCAACCCAAGTTTGTTGAACATCATCACACAGATAACTGCACCCACAATAACTCCAGCTAATGCAACTGTCATACCTGCTACTCAGGCTCCACCAAAGTCCTTGCAGTGGTGGGATGCACAGAGTATTGTTGGACTTGGTATCTTTGTTCTTTGTCTCCTGTATTCTAG CATCCGCTCTTCCAGTAATAGCCAGGTGAACAAGCTGACTTTGTCTGGGAGTGACAGTGCCATGCTGGATGACCCTGTGGGAATGGATGGTGGATCTGTGGAAGATGGAGAAGTTCGTCGGGTCATGGACAATGAGAAAGGGGCAGTTCAGTACAGCTACGCTTTCTTTCACTTCATGTTGCTCCTTGCCTCTCTCTACATCATGATGACACTCACTAACTGGTACAG CCCTGATGCAGACTTCAAAACCATGACAAGCAAGTGGCCAGCTGTGTGGGTGAAGATCTCCTCAAGCTGGGTCTGCCTCCTTCTCTATGTCTGGACCCTAGTGGCTCCTCTTGTCATTACCAGTCGGGACTTCACTTAA